A single window of [Clostridium] hylemonae DSM 15053 DNA harbors:
- a CDS encoding zinc-ribbon domain-containing protein — protein MIKCVKCGSELREGSLFCTYCGEKTESRPDSSQFIGQVEKADAQADGLDGLFAQIRAYVKSETDKQQKVLSEKEERIRTLELELKEKEALIAQLNGKLKDLENAAPVAPDKRECPKCGNALSDDMVFCNQCGTKVR, from the coding sequence ATGATAAAATGTGTAAAATGCGGAAGTGAACTGCGTGAAGGCTCTCTGTTTTGTACATACTGCGGAGAAAAGACGGAAAGTCGGCCGGACAGCAGTCAATTCATAGGACAGGTGGAAAAGGCAGATGCGCAGGCGGACGGGCTTGACGGACTGTTTGCACAGATCAGAGCGTATGTTAAGAGTGAAACGGACAAGCAGCAGAAGGTGTTGTCCGAAAAGGAGGAGCGCATACGTACGCTGGAACTTGAACTGAAGGAAAAAGAAGCGCTCATAGCGCAGTTGAACGGAAAGCTTAAAGATCTGGAGAATGCCGCTCCCGTTGCGCCGGATAAAAGAGAGTGTCCGAAATGCGGGAATGCACTGTCGGATGATATGGTCTTCTGCAATCAGTGCGGGACAAAAGTACGATAA
- a CDS encoding GerW family sporulation protein — protein sequence MAENNFKGTVEALFHGMDGVITSKTVVGDAIHIGDTILLPLVDVSFAVGAGAFNGDKKERGAGGIGGKMTPCAVLVIQNGYTKLVNIKNQDTMTKILDMIPDVIEKFGSKGEDKMTEKDVDDILNEAEAAEDIAD from the coding sequence ATGGCTGAAAATAATTTTAAAGGAACGGTGGAGGCTCTTTTCCACGGGATGGACGGAGTGATCACGTCGAAGACGGTTGTAGGTGACGCGATCCATATAGGGGACACGATTCTTCTTCCTCTTGTCGACGTATCGTTCGCGGTAGGAGCAGGCGCCTTCAACGGTGACAAGAAAGAAAGAGGCGCCGGCGGGATAGGCGGCAAGATGACGCCGTGCGCGGTCCTCGTGATCCAGAATGGATATACAAAGCTTGTGAATATCAAAAATCAGGATACGATGACGAAGATACTGGATATGATCCCCGATGTCATTGAAAAGTTCGGCTCAAAAGGTGAAGATAAGATGACCGAAAAAGATGTGGATGATATTCTGAATGAAGCCGAAGCGGCGGAGGATATTGCAGACTGA